From the Deltaproteobacteria bacterium genome, one window contains:
- the lepB gene encoding signal peptidase I, which yields MARLSKPRKSVFREYTEAILIALIAALFLRAFVVQAFKIPSGSMIPTLVIGDHILVNKLSYGVRLPDLNWVPFAGCVDLARGSHVVNWDAPERGDVVVFIYPQDRCKDFIKRVVGVPGDEVVIRDKKVFINGEPVEDSHAHFEDQGMTLGAGHLRDNLGPVKVPEGHVFVMGDNRDRSFDSRFWGFVPINDVRGRAFVKYWSWDSEREQGSWQRLRWWRIGGLIY from the coding sequence GTGGCCAGACTTTCAAAGCCTCGGAAATCCGTGTTCCGCGAGTACACGGAAGCCATCCTCATCGCCCTGATCGCGGCGCTGTTCCTGCGCGCGTTCGTGGTGCAGGCGTTCAAGATACCCTCGGGCTCCATGATTCCCACGCTGGTCATCGGCGACCATATCCTGGTCAACAAGCTGTCCTACGGCGTCCGCCTCCCGGACCTGAACTGGGTGCCTTTCGCCGGATGCGTCGATTTGGCAAGGGGTTCCCACGTCGTGAACTGGGACGCGCCGGAACGCGGCGACGTGGTCGTCTTCATCTACCCGCAGGATCGCTGCAAGGACTTCATCAAGCGGGTGGTGGGGGTGCCCGGCGACGAGGTCGTGATCCGGGACAAGAAGGTCTTCATCAACGGGGAGCCCGTGGAGGATTCGCACGCTCACTTCGAGGACCAGGGCATGACCCTGGGCGCGGGCCATCTGCGTGACAACCTCGGCCCCGTCAAGGTGCCGGAAGGCCACGTGTTCGTCATGGGCGACAACCGTGACCGCAGCTTCGACAGCCGGTTCTGGGGCTTCGTGCCCATCAACGACGTGCGCGGCCGGGCCTTCGTCAAGTACTGGTCCTGGGACTCGGAGAGGGAGCAAGGCTCGTGGCAGCGGCTCCGCTGGTGGCGCATCGGCGGACTCATCTACTGA